A single genomic interval of Chloracidobacterium validum harbors:
- a CDS encoding FHA domain-containing protein, whose product MMPTENEPATFSPEPPPVTLTVTHLCGALAGKQQVIARLPAVIGRSRQCDIQLDPQDMQASGRHARFWFDGQTLWVEDLGSTNGTWLNNCRITQAQLSDGDDIEFGPGGPRLRVTMAWSATAWAGNIQGETYHLGICEFPLRSTLRFPIYGVGLLGLVVPFWLGSLVSVVLLMPLGVLALLLGWSLARVNITITPHQIEYQGIWRQVSLPWREVTDLQVEWRGPNSRRLTYTIVGRERLRFNPTDYVSGIELAQLIVRRTGKRWVSVSSGKT is encoded by the coding sequence ATGATGCCGACGGAGAATGAGCCGGCAACCTTTTCCCCAGAGCCACCTCCCGTCACCCTGACGGTTACACACCTGTGCGGCGCGCTGGCTGGAAAACAGCAGGTGATCGCGCGGCTTCCGGCCGTCATTGGGCGTTCCCGCCAGTGCGACATTCAACTTGACCCGCAGGACATGCAAGCCTCGGGCCGCCATGCCCGGTTCTGGTTCGACGGCCAGACACTGTGGGTTGAAGACTTGGGTAGCACCAACGGGACGTGGCTTAACAATTGCCGCATCACCCAGGCCCAACTCAGTGACGGTGATGACATCGAATTTGGGCCAGGCGGCCCACGCCTGCGCGTGACCATGGCTTGGTCAGCGACGGCGTGGGCCGGCAATATCCAGGGTGAGACTTACCACCTTGGTATCTGCGAGTTTCCATTGCGTTCAACCCTGCGTTTTCCGATCTACGGCGTAGGGCTGCTTGGGCTGGTGGTGCCGTTTTGGCTGGGGAGCCTAGTGTCGGTGGTTCTCCTGATGCCGCTTGGTGTTTTGGCCTTACTCCTGGGGTGGAGTCTAGCCCGCGTCAACATCACCATCACCCCACACCAGATCGAGTATCAAGGCATCTGGCGGCAAGTCAGCCTGCCTTGGAGAGAAGTCACCGATTTGCAGGTCGAGTGGCGCGGACCCAATAGCCGTCGCTTGACCTACACCATCGTTGGGCGGGAGCGCCTTCGCTTCAACCCAACGGACTACGTGAGCGGCATCGAACTGGCACAACTTATTGTGCGGCGTACCGGCAAAAGGTGGGTGTCGGTGTCATCCGGCAAAACCTGA
- the xseB gene encoding exodeoxyribonuclease VII small subunit, translating to MSVTNEPEPVSYEAALAELERIVHQMEDGTLPLEESIGLFERGMRLARLCREHLTAAEQRIEVVLKSADGDVVIAPLTPAADDADGE from the coding sequence ATGTCGGTCACGAATGAGCCTGAACCAGTCAGCTATGAGGCTGCGCTCGCCGAGCTTGAGCGCATCGTCCACCAGATGGAAGATGGAACCCTTCCGCTGGAAGAATCCATTGGTCTCTTCGAGCGTGGCATGCGGCTGGCTCGTCTGTGCCGGGAGCACCTGACGGCGGCCGAGCAGCGGATCGAGGTTGTTCTCAAATCAGCGGATGGCGACGTCGTCATCGCCCCCTTGACCCCCGCTGCCGATGATGCCGACGGAGAATGA
- a CDS encoding c-type cytochrome, with protein MIKPIVLSTALVGAVAAGWTASAVQKGKAAGDATNGKQLFAQTCAPCHSATSKTANVGPGLQGLFKAKKMPATNRPVSVAVVKAQIQKGGGGMPAFGSKYDAQQLNDLIAYLRTL; from the coding sequence ATGATCAAGCCTATCGTGCTATCTACGGCGCTGGTTGGTGCCGTCGCGGCCGGCTGGACCGCTTCAGCCGTGCAAAAGGGTAAAGCCGCCGGCGATGCCACGAACGGAAAACAGCTTTTTGCTCAAACCTGCGCTCCCTGCCACAGCGCCACCAGCAAAACCGCGAATGTTGGACCCGGCTTGCAAGGTCTCTTCAAGGCAAAGAAAATGCCAGCTACCAATCGTCCAGTTTCGGTGGCCGTCGTCAAAGCGCAAATCCAGAAAGGCGGCGGCGGCATGCCGGCCTTTGGCAGCAAGTACGATGCCCAGCAACTAAACGATTTGATTGCCTACTTGCGCACGTTATGA
- a CDS encoding ferritin-like domain-containing protein: MKERDLTNKYLEVGELIQRGRRAALKAGVVGLGASAFTMLGGSLLTPSIALGADKAGDVKIANVALNLEHQAIAAYGVGAGTGLLEGAALAAAKLFMSHHEAHRDALIGVIKKFGGTPVEPKQDPKEYEAIAKAVPNIKTATDILEFALTLEEQAAGAYIGVLTSFSEKDLIPVLAGIGAAEAQHAALLRFVLQKNPLLQGPVVK; encoded by the coding sequence ATGAAAGAACGCGACTTGACCAACAAATACCTTGAGGTTGGTGAACTGATTCAACGCGGGCGTCGCGCGGCGCTCAAAGCTGGCGTGGTCGGACTTGGCGCCAGCGCCTTCACGATGCTTGGCGGCTCACTGCTGACGCCATCCATTGCTCTTGGGGCTGACAAAGCCGGCGATGTCAAAATTGCCAACGTGGCGCTCAATCTCGAACACCAAGCCATTGCCGCGTATGGGGTTGGCGCCGGCACCGGCTTGCTGGAAGGCGCCGCGCTGGCAGCGGCCAAGCTCTTCATGAGCCACCATGAAGCGCACCGTGACGCACTCATCGGCGTCATCAAGAAGTTTGGCGGGACGCCTGTCGAGCCAAAGCAAGACCCTAAAGAATACGAAGCCATTGCCAAGGCCGTCCCGAATATCAAGACAGCCACCGACATTCTTGAATTCGCCCTTACACTGGAAGAGCAGGCGGCCGGCGCGTACATCGGCGTCCTGACCTCATTTTCAGAGAAAGACCTCATTCCGGTTCTGGCCGGCATCGGTGCGGCCGAAGCCCAGCACGCGGCGCTTCTGCGCTTTGTTTTGCAAAAAAATCCGTTGCTTCAGGGACCCGTTGTCAAGTAA
- a CDS encoding DJ-1/PfpI family protein translates to MSNHLVEASRAIAVYIYPGLTALDAIGPYEILRGLPGATVQFVAQERGPVTVDSTFLRLHADVSWDEVKQADILVVPGGNAPSQMRNPAALAWLRQIHATTRWTLSVCTGSLILAAAGVITGGEAATHWSARDHLRRFGVTPSRARVTRQGKIITAAGVSAGIDAALTLAALECDQSTAECIQLFIEYAPQPPFYAGTPETASPEVIARTRLFLK, encoded by the coding sequence ATGTCAAATCATCTGGTGGAAGCATCACGCGCCATTGCGGTGTACATCTATCCCGGGTTGACGGCGCTGGATGCGATTGGTCCGTATGAAATTTTGCGTGGGCTGCCGGGCGCCACCGTCCAGTTTGTTGCGCAGGAGCGCGGCCCAGTCACCGTGGATTCGACATTTTTGCGACTCCATGCCGATGTAAGCTGGGACGAGGTCAAGCAGGCTGACATTCTCGTTGTGCCGGGTGGCAATGCCCCATCCCAGATGCGCAATCCGGCGGCGCTGGCTTGGTTGCGCCAGATTCACGCTACAACTCGCTGGACACTGAGCGTCTGCACCGGCTCGCTCATTCTGGCTGCCGCGGGCGTCATCACCGGCGGCGAGGCGGCGACGCACTGGTCGGCGCGTGACCACCTCCGCCGCTTTGGCGTGACGCCCAGCCGGGCGCGAGTGACGCGCCAGGGAAAAATCATCACGGCCGCCGGTGTCTCAGCCGGGATAGACGCGGCTTTGACACTGGCGGCGCTGGAGTGCGATCAGTCCACGGCGGAATGCATCCAACTCTTTATCGAGTATGCTCCACAGCCACCGTTTTACGCCGGAACGCCAGAAACTGCCAGCCCAGAGGTTATAGCCCGCACGCGCTTGTTTCTGAAGTAA
- a CDS encoding amino acid permease: protein MPLLARLFRTKSVARIQAEAAAGISDHESGSALAKELTTFDLTALGIAAVIGAGIFSTVGNAAYSGGPAVSLLFIFTAIACGFAALCYAEFASMIPVAGSAYTYAYASFGELIAWIIGWDLILEYAIGNIAVAISWSEYFSTLLEGWGMPIPAYFRMDFLTAKRGFDAVTALLHQGQTLESIRGLDGMASQVLSYEAWVNAPRLGSLPVVCNLPALGIVILITVLVYVGIRESKRVSNAMVVFKVAVVLFVIVVGAFYIKPENWTPFAPNGVAGVLNGVAAVFFAYIGFDAISTTAEECRNPQHDLPRGIIYSLIICTALYVLVSLVLTGMVSYTKLQVADPMAFVFGKEGANLLVIERIVAVSAVVATTTVLLVFQIGQPRIWMAMSRDGLLPKVFASVHPRFKTPGFATIVAGLVVAIPSLFMNLTEVTDLTSIGTLFAFVLVCGGVLVLEQTAPAAERKFRVPYVNAKYIVPAGVVVACLIFTLYPPATAVARNFLTITPAEGESWLGAFSHKIPFLVFAVATLVLAGLCFFKNLSLIPVLGLLLCGYLMTELGLVNWLRFLGWLAVGLAIYFGYGFWHSRLEAEAQQGD, encoded by the coding sequence ATGCCCTTACTCGCCCGTCTGTTCCGCACGAAATCCGTTGCCCGCATCCAGGCCGAGGCTGCCGCCGGCATCAGCGATCATGAGTCTGGCAGTGCGTTGGCCAAGGAACTCACCACCTTTGACCTGACGGCACTAGGCATCGCGGCAGTCATCGGGGCCGGGATTTTCTCAACGGTTGGCAATGCCGCCTACAGCGGCGGCCCGGCGGTGTCGCTACTTTTTATTTTCACGGCCATTGCCTGTGGTTTTGCCGCGCTGTGCTACGCCGAATTTGCCTCGATGATTCCGGTGGCAGGTTCAGCTTACACCTATGCCTACGCCAGCTTTGGGGAACTGATCGCCTGGATCATCGGCTGGGACCTCATTCTCGAATACGCGATTGGTAACATTGCGGTCGCCATCTCGTGGAGCGAGTACTTCTCAACCTTGCTCGAAGGGTGGGGTATGCCGATTCCGGCGTACTTCCGTATGGACTTCCTCACCGCCAAGCGCGGCTTTGATGCCGTGACGGCGCTGCTCCACCAAGGACAAACCCTTGAGAGCATCCGTGGCCTCGACGGCATGGCGTCCCAGGTTCTGAGCTATGAAGCCTGGGTGAATGCGCCGCGGCTGGGATCGCTGCCGGTCGTTTGTAACCTGCCGGCCCTGGGAATCGTCATCCTCATCACAGTGCTGGTGTATGTCGGTATCCGTGAGTCGAAGCGCGTCTCGAACGCCATGGTGGTGTTCAAGGTGGCCGTCGTGCTGTTCGTGATCGTCGTCGGCGCGTTTTACATCAAGCCGGAAAACTGGACACCCTTTGCGCCCAATGGCGTGGCCGGCGTGCTGAACGGCGTCGCGGCCGTCTTTTTTGCTTACATTGGCTTCGACGCCATTTCAACGACGGCCGAAGAATGCCGCAATCCACAGCACGATTTGCCCCGTGGGATCATCTACTCGCTCATCATCTGCACGGCGCTGTATGTCTTGGTCTCGTTGGTGCTGACCGGGATGGTATCCTACACCAAGCTGCAAGTGGCCGACCCAATGGCTTTTGTCTTTGGAAAAGAAGGCGCGAACCTACTTGTCATTGAACGCATCGTTGCCGTCAGCGCAGTGGTGGCCACCACCACCGTGCTGCTGGTCTTTCAGATCGGCCAGCCGCGAATCTGGATGGCGATGTCGCGTGATGGACTGCTCCCCAAAGTGTTTGCCAGCGTTCACCCGCGTTTCAAGACACCGGGCTTTGCCACCATCGTGGCTGGTCTCGTGGTAGCGATTCCATCGTTGTTCATGAATCTGACGGAAGTGACGGACCTCACCAGCATCGGCACGTTGTTTGCTTTCGTGCTGGTGTGCGGCGGCGTGCTCGTTCTGGAACAGACGGCACCGGCTGCCGAGCGGAAGTTTCGAGTCCCGTACGTCAACGCCAAATACATCGTGCCGGCCGGCGTGGTGGTCGCGTGCCTGATCTTTACGCTTTATCCACCGGCGACGGCAGTAGCGCGGAACTTTCTGACCATCACCCCAGCCGAAGGCGAAAGCTGGCTGGGCGCGTTTTCGCACAAGATTCCATTCCTGGTCTTTGCCGTCGCCACACTGGTACTCGCCGGGCTGTGCTTTTTCAAGAACCTGTCGCTCATTCCCGTGCTTGGGTTGCTACTCTGTGGCTATCTGATGACGGAACTGGGCCTCGTCAACTGGCTTCGATTCCTGGGATGGCTGGCGGTGGGGCTGGCGATCTACTTTGGTTATGGTTTCTGGCATAGCCGCCTCGAAGCCGAGGCTCAACAAGGCGACTGA
- a CDS encoding DUF4350 domain-containing protein: protein MNRQTFTNSLIVIGVMVLLFAINLLFYVKPEPDEESPVYADRSTYSGRPYGTLGAYLLLQESGLRVSRWEQDYRALADAQDVRVLIFVEPRDKPNRQQVRALLQWIAKGGTFILFERHWSLELGRHQLKPSLPLPVGETGSVFGKVPVQRLVPWQPGSLFQGVTWLGCSEYATTVSLGPMPKLSLDDDFFGDGISPAGLVPLAGVNDAPAVVDVRYGAGCVIFVGDPFIIANQGIAEGDNARFVVNLARMFTGQTGGRIVFDDYHHGYRTTNGGLLGFLGYFRGTPIPWMVWHVAALSLLVAYTLGRRFGRPLRLPVKPRTNALEFVAAMARIQRVAESRDLAIENLYRRFHRRLCRYTGLPTTTPLGDLCAAAAERSGRPASEWRAVTERCQSIIGGAPTTDAELLRLAQRLRDLEGLLPA, encoded by the coding sequence ATGAATCGCCAGACCTTCACCAATAGCTTGATTGTCATCGGGGTGATGGTCCTGCTGTTCGCCATCAATCTGCTGTTTTACGTCAAGCCGGAGCCGGATGAAGAGTCACCGGTGTACGCCGACCGCTCGACTTACTCCGGGCGGCCTTACGGCACGCTGGGCGCCTATCTGCTGCTGCAAGAATCAGGCCTGCGTGTGAGCCGATGGGAGCAAGATTACCGCGCGTTAGCCGATGCCCAGGATGTGCGTGTCCTGATTTTCGTTGAGCCAAGGGACAAACCCAACAGGCAACAGGTGCGGGCTTTACTTCAGTGGATTGCAAAGGGCGGAACGTTCATCCTGTTTGAGCGCCACTGGTCACTCGAACTGGGCCGCCACCAGCTCAAGCCTAGTTTGCCCTTGCCGGTCGGTGAGACCGGTTCGGTTTTTGGCAAAGTCCCGGTACAGCGCCTCGTCCCATGGCAGCCGGGCAGCCTCTTTCAAGGTGTGACTTGGCTGGGTTGCTCTGAATATGCCACGACGGTAAGTCTCGGTCCGATGCCTAAGCTGAGCCTGGATGACGACTTTTTCGGGGACGGCATCTCACCGGCCGGTTTGGTGCCACTTGCTGGCGTCAATGACGCCCCGGCAGTGGTGGACGTACGCTATGGCGCAGGGTGCGTCATTTTCGTCGGCGACCCCTTTATCATCGCCAACCAGGGCATTGCCGAGGGCGACAATGCGCGTTTTGTCGTCAACCTTGCGCGTATGTTCACCGGTCAGACCGGTGGGCGGATTGTTTTTGACGATTACCATCACGGCTATCGCACAACCAACGGCGGGCTGTTGGGCTTTCTCGGCTACTTCCGGGGAACGCCCATTCCCTGGATGGTGTGGCATGTGGCGGCCCTGAGCCTGCTCGTTGCCTATACGCTGGGCCGCCGCTTTGGGCGACCACTCCGCTTGCCGGTCAAGCCCCGCACCAATGCGCTTGAGTTTGTCGCGGCGATGGCGCGCATCCAGCGGGTGGCCGAGAGCCGCGATTTGGCGATTGAGAACCTCTACCGGCGCTTTCATCGGCGGCTTTGTCGCTACACCGGCCTCCCGACAACCACCCCGCTCGGCGACCTGTGCGCTGCCGCCGCCGAACGTTCTGGGCGGCCGGCAAGTGAATGGCGCGCCGTGACGGAACGCTGCCAATCCATCATCGGCGGCGCGCCGACGACCGACGCCGAACTGTTGCGTCTGGCTCAACGCCTGCGCGACTTAGAAGGGTTGCTCCCGGCGTAA
- a CDS encoding DUF4129 domain-containing protein: protein MTKPPRRARQHPGLSWLIVPALVLACFLSAGYAATNPSDVVPLEAYRSQVGQVVEQIWEIRFKLETEDVTVEEILPLSLQEELYRRLPERRIVQTPTGEVVVRNQPLRETLDALCASEDKAEMREHLLKLQAQLDIVQGYLTAPVDGSAANIQEILARDAFQPIKKTKTPLEQLREWFFQLLEKLLPKGSRQSDGGLSTWNQWAQGGIWIGIAALLIAGSLWVVRRLRRQAKSVEEGARIILGEPVALDMDADELLAQARAAAEAGDWRQGVRKIYIALLHDLDKRGIVPLNPAWTNHEYLAAVRAQSSLYPAMRELTDRFDWLWYGQHPGSREDYERCLSRYWEARADVPAAA from the coding sequence ATGACCAAGCCGCCACGACGAGCACGCCAGCACCCCGGACTGAGTTGGCTAATCGTGCCGGCGCTGGTCCTGGCCTGTTTCTTGAGCGCCGGCTACGCTGCCACGAATCCTTCAGATGTCGTGCCGCTTGAAGCCTACCGGTCTCAAGTTGGACAGGTCGTTGAACAGATTTGGGAAATACGGTTCAAGCTCGAGACGGAAGATGTCACTGTCGAGGAAATTCTGCCACTGTCTCTTCAGGAAGAGCTATACCGCAGGTTGCCGGAACGGCGCATCGTGCAGACGCCAACCGGCGAGGTTGTTGTCCGAAACCAACCGCTGCGCGAAACGCTCGATGCCCTGTGCGCCTCCGAAGATAAAGCTGAAATGCGCGAGCATCTCCTTAAGCTGCAAGCCCAACTCGACATCGTTCAAGGTTACCTGACCGCACCGGTGGATGGTAGCGCCGCGAATATCCAGGAAATTCTCGCGCGTGATGCGTTCCAGCCCATCAAAAAAACCAAAACCCCACTGGAGCAGCTTCGTGAGTGGTTTTTTCAACTGCTGGAAAAGCTGCTCCCGAAGGGAAGTAGGCAGTCGGATGGTGGGCTCAGTACCTGGAACCAGTGGGCGCAAGGTGGGATATGGATTGGCATCGCGGCGCTGCTGATTGCTGGGAGCTTGTGGGTCGTTCGTCGCCTGCGACGCCAAGCCAAGTCGGTAGAGGAAGGCGCGCGAATCATTTTGGGTGAGCCGGTTGCGCTCGATATGGATGCCGACGAACTCCTGGCACAGGCGCGCGCGGCGGCCGAAGCTGGTGACTGGCGACAGGGGGTGCGCAAAATCTACATTGCGTTACTCCATGACCTCGACAAGCGCGGCATTGTGCCGCTCAACCCAGCTTGGACCAACCACGAATACCTGGCCGCCGTCCGCGCGCAATCCAGCCTCTATCCCGCCATGCGCGAACTGACCGACCGCTTTGACTGGTTGTGGTACGGACAGCACCCGGGCAGCCGCGAGGATTACGAGCGCTGCCTGTCCCGTTACTGGGAAGCGCGGGCTGATGTCCCCGCGGCCGCCTGA
- a CDS encoding 3-hydroxybutyryl-CoA dehydrogenase translates to MGRFAVIGAGTMGSGIAQVAARAGFDVVLRDVAPEYLDRGLTTIAASLDRDVKKERLTPAQKDEILARIHPTTELAAVKDAEIVVEAIVENFAAKAALFSELDALTRPEAILATNTSSISITKIGAVTKRPTQVIGMHFMNPVPVMPLVEVIRGRATSDATTNAILELGAKLGKTCLIANDFPGFVSNRILMPMLNEAMFALYEGVATREAIDGIMKLGMNHPMGPLTLADFIGLDVCLAILDVLYEGFGDPKYRACPLLRQYVAAGWLGRKTGRGFYEY, encoded by the coding sequence ATGGGTAGATTCGCTGTCATTGGCGCAGGAACGATGGGCAGTGGCATTGCCCAAGTGGCCGCCCGCGCCGGATTTGATGTGGTTTTGCGGGATGTCGCGCCGGAATACCTCGACCGAGGCCTGACGACCATTGCGGCCAGTCTCGATCGGGATGTCAAAAAAGAGCGTCTCACGCCGGCCCAAAAAGACGAAATCCTGGCGCGGATTCATCCGACGACCGAGTTGGCGGCTGTCAAAGACGCCGAAATCGTTGTGGAGGCCATCGTCGAGAACTTCGCGGCCAAGGCGGCGCTCTTCAGTGAACTCGATGCCTTGACCCGTCCTGAAGCGATTTTAGCGACGAATACATCTTCAATTTCGATTACGAAAATTGGAGCCGTGACCAAGCGCCCCACGCAAGTCATTGGCATGCACTTCATGAATCCGGTGCCGGTCATGCCACTGGTGGAGGTGATTCGTGGCCGCGCGACAAGCGACGCCACCACCAATGCCATCCTTGAGCTTGGCGCAAAGCTTGGCAAAACCTGTTTGATTGCCAACGATTTTCCGGGTTTTGTCTCCAACCGCATCCTGATGCCCATGCTCAACGAAGCCATGTTCGCGCTTTACGAAGGCGTAGCGACCCGTGAGGCAATTGATGGCATCATGAAGCTTGGCATGAACCATCCAATGGGGCCACTGACCCTGGCCGACTTCATCGGACTCGATGTATGCCTGGCCATTCTAGATGTGCTTTACGAAGGCTTTGGCGACCCAAAGTACCGCGCCTGCCCGCTGCTCCGCCAGTATGTCGCGGCCGGCTGGCTGGGCCGCAAAACCGGACGCGGGTTCTATGAGTATTGA
- the hpt gene encoding hypoxanthine phosphoribosyltransferase: MSEFDQPQLSVLFTAEQIQARIRALGAAITADYAGRSPLLVVVLKGAVPFAADLVRTIDLAVTMDFIAVSSYGASTKSSGEVRLLKDLDASLREQEVIIVEDIVDTGLTLSYLLDMFRRRGAASVRVAALLDKPERRQREVHVTYVGFTIPNEFVVGFGLDYAERYRNLPYVAILNPSL, encoded by the coding sequence ATGTCGGAATTTGACCAACCGCAGTTGAGTGTCTTGTTCACCGCCGAGCAGATTCAGGCTCGAATTCGAGCGTTGGGGGCGGCCATTACGGCTGACTACGCCGGACGGTCGCCGTTGCTGGTCGTGGTGTTGAAGGGCGCGGTGCCATTTGCCGCGGACTTGGTGCGGACGATAGACCTGGCCGTGACGATGGATTTCATCGCCGTGTCAAGCTATGGCGCTTCAACCAAGTCATCGGGCGAAGTGCGCTTGCTCAAAGACCTCGACGCCAGTCTCCGGGAGCAGGAAGTCATCATTGTTGAAGACATCGTGGATACCGGACTCACCTTGTCTTACCTGCTCGATATGTTTCGCCGGCGTGGCGCGGCTTCGGTGCGCGTGGCGGCCCTCCTCGACAAGCCGGAACGGCGGCAACGTGAGGTGCACGTGACCTATGTGGGCTTCACGATTCCAAACGAGTTTGTGGTTGGGTTTGGCCTGGATTATGCCGAGCGATACCGCAACCTGCCCTATGTTGCCATTCTCAATCCGTCCCTGTGA
- a CDS encoding GGDEF domain-containing protein, whose amino-acid sequence MPFRLSRTPFGLPYGLLLWGLGTLLWLLVLAVELKTPGKLRWNPFSFWLQRDGLAAAGFLLLLMVCAFLRRRSKAYAPTLAEDGLMVMIILVFPIEVTVTLLGIAGILESVSQQAERVQRSLPVGGWYVVLGELVFQGGVTAFIGVTGSTVEQAGYLHEWHTDPQYGLRELVTIPLIYLSVFVMRVSISFLYLWVRGISLTVFVQEARARQSVVTFLAEFATVVLSVMIAVVYTQPGFLPVFSLCAVLVALVALLSKQGEAAERQQRTIAEMKILVGVGRALSNPAQTRRELFKTLYEEGRALFRADSLAVYLFPQDSIKPQVLEWQSVAVNRPQAERRGIEAQAQPSGQWQSRSSTSEHEIPRPEVDALGLAEWCIQHKQALRISDVEREAGSYGYRWLTERLPYRSWMGVPLEAEKKALGVISVASHQARAFSEQDEEMLRALGQQLVGALEKARLYELATVDGLTGLLNARTVRAKLTEVFAKTLAANGQMAVLMFDIDHFKKVNDTYGHEVGNEVLQHLAKMVRGKLRDADIAGRYGGEEFIVILPSTPVQGARDVAERLRRQIETRPVPTAAGDLRITASFGVAALPSSAATTPDRLVELADKALYASKRNGRNQVTVASQPESSLPAEHR is encoded by the coding sequence ATGCCGTTCCGGCTTAGTCGAACGCCGTTTGGTTTACCGTATGGGCTGCTGTTGTGGGGGCTGGGTACGCTGCTATGGCTTCTCGTCCTGGCCGTTGAGCTAAAAACGCCGGGGAAACTGCGATGGAACCCCTTTAGCTTCTGGCTTCAGCGGGATGGCTTGGCGGCGGCCGGTTTCTTGCTTTTGCTCATGGTCTGCGCTTTCTTGCGGCGCCGGTCAAAAGCCTACGCACCAACGCTCGCCGAAGACGGTCTCATGGTGATGATCATTCTGGTCTTCCCCATCGAGGTAACGGTGACATTACTTGGCATTGCCGGCATCCTCGAATCGGTAAGCCAACAAGCCGAGCGGGTGCAGCGTAGCTTGCCGGTGGGAGGCTGGTATGTCGTGCTTGGCGAGTTGGTGTTTCAGGGTGGGGTGACGGCATTTATTGGGGTGACTGGAAGTACCGTCGAGCAGGCTGGCTATCTCCATGAGTGGCACACCGACCCGCAGTATGGTCTGCGGGAGTTGGTGACCATCCCACTGATATACCTCTCTGTCTTCGTCATGCGGGTCAGCATATCCTTCCTTTACCTATGGGTGCGCGGTATCTCGCTGACGGTCTTTGTACAGGAAGCGCGTGCCCGGCAATCCGTCGTTACCTTTCTGGCGGAGTTCGCCACCGTCGTCTTGTCTGTAATGATTGCCGTGGTGTACACCCAGCCCGGCTTCCTCCCTGTTTTTTCCTTGTGCGCGGTGCTGGTGGCGCTAGTCGCCTTGCTCAGCAAACAGGGTGAGGCGGCAGAACGGCAACAGCGGACCATTGCCGAAATGAAAATTCTGGTCGGTGTCGGGCGGGCGCTCAGCAATCCGGCCCAGACACGCCGCGAGTTGTTCAAAACACTTTATGAAGAAGGGCGCGCCTTGTTTCGCGCGGATTCACTGGCGGTGTACCTGTTTCCACAAGATAGCATCAAGCCCCAAGTCCTGGAGTGGCAGTCGGTCGCTGTGAATCGCCCACAGGCTGAACGCCGGGGAATCGAGGCTCAGGCTCAACCAAGCGGGCAATGGCAATCGCGCAGCTCGACCAGTGAGCATGAGATTCCTCGTCCTGAAGTGGATGCGCTTGGGCTAGCTGAGTGGTGTATCCAGCATAAGCAGGCACTGCGCATCAGTGATGTTGAACGGGAAGCCGGCTCCTATGGCTACCGCTGGCTGACGGAGCGGCTGCCTTATCGTTCCTGGATGGGCGTGCCCCTTGAAGCCGAAAAGAAGGCCCTTGGTGTGATTAGCGTGGCGAGCCACCAGGCACGGGCGTTTTCAGAGCAAGATGAGGAAATGTTACGGGCGCTCGGTCAACAGTTGGTCGGCGCACTGGAAAAGGCTCGGCTCTATGAGCTGGCGACCGTGGACGGCCTCACTGGGCTGCTCAACGCCCGTACTGTCCGCGCGAAGCTCACCGAAGTATTTGCCAAGACGCTCGCGGCGAATGGGCAGATGGCTGTCCTCATGTTCGACATTGACCATTTCAAAAAAGTCAACGACACCTATGGCCATGAGGTTGGGAATGAGGTCTTGCAGCACTTGGCCAAGATGGTGCGCGGTAAGCTGCGTGACGCCGATATTGCCGGTCGCTATGGCGGTGAGGAATTCATCGTTATCTTGCCGAGTACGCCGGTTCAGGGCGCGCGCGATGTTGCCGAGCGTCTGCGCCGCCAAATCGAGACGCGCCCTGTTCCCACGGCGGCCGGCGACCTCCGTATCACGGCGAGCTTTGGGGTCGCGGCCCTACCGTCTTCCGCGGCCACCACCCCCGACAGACTGGTCGAGCTAGCCGACAAGGCACTTTATGCCTCGAAGCGAAATGGACGGAATCAAGTCACCGTCGCGTCACAGCCAGAGTCCTCGTTGCCGGCGGAGCATCGGTGA